In Marinobacter sp. LQ44, the following are encoded in one genomic region:
- a CDS encoding helix-turn-helix domain-containing protein, translating into MPRKKVRNYSLYTKEACRLLGILIRNARKEKRMTIEELAERASTSPNFVRRVEKGGLTGEIGVAFELAFIVGVPLFQPENTGTPNPKYLNYKISEALQKEALLPQSARKPRETVKDDF; encoded by the coding sequence ATGCCCCGAAAAAAAGTCCGGAATTACAGCCTATATACCAAAGAAGCCTGCCGCCTGCTGGGCATACTCATTAGAAACGCACGAAAAGAAAAGCGCATGACCATTGAAGAATTGGCCGAGCGGGCAAGCACCTCCCCTAATTTTGTCCGCCGTGTCGAGAAGGGGGGCCTAACAGGTGAAATCGGGGTGGCATTCGAACTCGCGTTTATCGTTGGAGTGCCGCTTTTCCAGCCTGAGAATACTGGCACTCCAAACCCGAAGTATCTGAACTACAAGATCAGTGAAGCCCTTCAAAAAGAGGCACTTCTTCCCCAATCCGCCCGAAAGCCCAGAGAGACCGTGAAAGATGACTTCTAA
- a CDS encoding type II toxin-antitoxin system HipA family toxin: MTSKAPRDELYVWIWLPGEVDPVAAGRIYRTKQGNLYFNYGNSYLQNQKAISLNPDELPLRKGSHRPVNDMIMPSCLRDGSPDAWGRRVIIHRMMGSNVDTAELDELTYLIESGSDRIGALDFQESPHTYVARETDNASIAELLEASDRVQKGLPLTPELDRALNHGTSIGGARPKALVQDGKKKCVAKFSSTTDTQNVVKAEYVAMRLAELAGINVAPVRMESAAGRDVLLVERFDRFPKGDQFQRKLMLSALTLFQLDEMYARYASYEELTDLIRQKFRNPTQTLQELYRRMVFNVLCGNTDDHARNHAAFYDGNALELTPAYDICPQNRSTGIASQAMALVDGQNQSTLALCKKAAHKFNLTEVQANEDIESLQETIRTYWDQACEEAKMTDMEKKFFWKRQFLNPSIYEG, from the coding sequence ATGACTTCTAAGGCCCCACGGGACGAACTCTACGTTTGGATATGGCTGCCCGGCGAAGTCGACCCCGTAGCGGCTGGCCGGATCTATCGGACTAAACAGGGCAACCTCTATTTCAATTATGGCAACAGCTATTTGCAAAATCAGAAGGCAATCTCTCTGAACCCAGACGAATTGCCCTTGCGAAAAGGCTCACACCGCCCAGTGAACGATATGATCATGCCAAGTTGCCTCAGAGATGGCTCACCGGACGCTTGGGGCCGCAGGGTCATTATTCACCGGATGATGGGGAGTAATGTCGACACGGCTGAATTGGATGAGCTGACCTACTTAATTGAATCCGGCAGTGATCGAATCGGCGCTCTGGATTTCCAGGAGTCTCCACATACGTACGTAGCGCGAGAGACTGACAACGCGTCGATCGCAGAACTCCTCGAGGCTTCTGATCGTGTGCAAAAAGGCCTCCCTTTAACACCAGAGCTGGACCGGGCACTGAACCACGGAACGTCGATTGGCGGTGCCCGCCCGAAAGCTTTGGTGCAAGATGGCAAGAAGAAGTGCGTCGCCAAGTTTTCATCAACCACGGACACCCAGAATGTCGTGAAGGCCGAATATGTGGCAATGCGTCTGGCGGAGCTCGCCGGAATCAACGTCGCTCCGGTGCGGATGGAGTCTGCGGCTGGTCGGGATGTGCTGCTGGTTGAACGTTTCGACCGCTTCCCAAAAGGTGATCAGTTTCAACGAAAGCTCATGCTCTCTGCCCTGACACTTTTTCAGTTGGACGAGATGTACGCACGCTATGCCAGTTACGAGGAGCTTACGGACCTGATTCGCCAGAAGTTCCGCAACCCAACGCAAACCCTGCAGGAACTGTATCGCCGGATGGTTTTCAATGTGCTTTGCGGCAATACCGACGACCATGCTCGAAACCACGCAGCGTTCTACGACGGCAACGCGCTAGAACTCACGCCTGCTTACGACATCTGTCCTCAAAATCGATCGACAGGCATTGCAAGTCAGGCCATGGCACTCGTTGACGGCCAGAATCAAAGCACATTGGCCCTATGCAAAAAGGCGGCTCACAAGTTCAATCTAACCGAGGTTCAGGCCAATGAGGACATTGAATCATTGCAAGAGACGATCAGAACCTACTGGGACCAAGCTTGTGAAGAAGCAAAAATGACCGACATGGAAAAGAAATTCTTCTGGAAGAGGCAGTTCCTGAATCCCTCCATATACGAGGGATAA
- a CDS encoding helix-turn-helix transcriptional regulator, with protein MPLPAYLTTAEAAEYLRLKERKVYDLVSQGVIPCVRVTGKLLFPRQRLDLWLMNHLEGDDAVSTPIPPVLAGSQDPLLEWAVKESGAELALLCQGSGDGVQRLVDGRAMLAGMHIWHEESQCYNDPATLGLSGMRDLVLIRWAKRQQGLLLAADNPHQLVRLEDIARPGIRVAHRQPDAGVSHLLQSLLARHRIDAKQLRWAVHPSLSEDDLALAIRQGEADIGLGIEAAARRQGLAFIPLQQEHFDLAMRRRHYFEPAMQRLLAFARCERFGQRAEALGGYDISELGRVVYNA; from the coding sequence ATGCCCCTTCCTGCTTATCTCACCACCGCTGAGGCCGCCGAGTATTTGCGGCTCAAAGAGCGCAAGGTTTACGACCTGGTCAGCCAGGGCGTGATTCCCTGTGTACGGGTGACAGGCAAGCTTCTCTTCCCGCGCCAGCGGCTGGATCTTTGGTTGATGAACCACCTGGAGGGTGACGATGCCGTCAGCACACCGATCCCGCCCGTTCTGGCGGGCAGCCAGGACCCGCTGCTGGAATGGGCGGTGAAGGAAAGCGGCGCGGAACTGGCTTTGCTCTGCCAGGGGAGCGGTGATGGCGTGCAGAGACTGGTGGATGGGCGCGCCATGCTCGCCGGCATGCATATCTGGCACGAAGAAAGCCAGTGTTACAACGACCCGGCCACCCTCGGTCTGAGCGGCATGCGCGACCTGGTGTTGATCCGGTGGGCAAAACGTCAGCAGGGGCTTCTGCTGGCCGCCGACAACCCTCACCAATTGGTACGGCTAGAGGACATCGCCCGCCCCGGCATCCGGGTTGCCCATCGCCAGCCCGATGCCGGAGTCAGTCATTTGCTGCAGAGCCTACTCGCTCGCCACCGTATTGACGCGAAACAACTCAGATGGGCTGTTCACCCGTCACTCAGCGAGGACGATCTTGCCCTGGCCATTCGCCAGGGCGAAGCGGATATTGGTCTGGGTATCGAAGCGGCAGCGCGCCGCCAGGGCTTGGCGTTTATCCCTTTGCAGCAGGAGCATTTCGACCTGGCCATGCGCCGGCGCCACTACTTTGAGCCGGCCATGCAGCGCTTGCTGGCGTTCGCTCGCTGCGAGCGCTTTGGCCAGCGGGCAGAGGCGTTGGGGGGGTATGATATCAGTGAGTTGGGGCGGGTGGTTTATAATGCGTGA
- a CDS encoding ABC transporter permease, whose product MENNAFYVALSLLLSLDASLIQIVALSLQVSLLAVLIAAVLGFPLGAAVALWRFPGRGAVVVVLNALMGLPPVVAGLMVYLLLSRAGPLGEWGLLFTPGAMVIAQVVLVLPILAALSRQKVEEMLGEYREQFVSLGMSRARMMPTLLWDARFALLTVLLAGFGRASAEVGAVMMVGGNIDGVTRVMTTAIVLETGKGNLPLALGLGIVLLTLVMLINAGAYLVGELSRRRTG is encoded by the coding sequence GTGGAAAATAATGCGTTCTATGTGGCGTTGTCGTTGCTGTTAAGCCTCGACGCCTCGCTAATCCAGATCGTCGCGCTCTCGCTACAGGTGTCGCTTCTGGCCGTGCTGATTGCAGCGGTGCTGGGGTTTCCGCTTGGCGCTGCAGTGGCGCTGTGGCGCTTCCCGGGTCGCGGCGCCGTGGTCGTGGTGCTGAACGCACTCATGGGACTCCCGCCGGTGGTGGCCGGGCTGATGGTGTATTTGCTGCTCTCCCGCGCCGGGCCGCTCGGTGAATGGGGGCTTCTGTTTACACCCGGCGCCATGGTGATCGCCCAAGTGGTGCTGGTGCTGCCCATCCTGGCTGCGCTGTCGCGCCAGAAGGTGGAAGAGATGCTGGGCGAGTACCGGGAACAGTTCGTGTCTCTCGGTATGTCCCGCGCTCGCATGATGCCCACCCTGCTTTGGGATGCCCGTTTTGCGCTTTTGACGGTCCTGCTCGCCGGGTTTGGCCGGGCCAGTGCCGAAGTAGGTGCGGTGATGATGGTTGGCGGCAATATTGATGGGGTCACCCGGGTCATGACCACCGCCATCGTGCTGGAAACTGGCAAAGGTAATCTGCCCTTGGCGCTCGGGCTCGGCATTGTGCTTTTGACGCTGGTCATGCTGATTAACGCCGGCGCCTATCTTGTGGGTGAACTGAGCAGGAGGCGGACAGGATGA
- a CDS encoding ATP-binding cassette domain-containing protein: MTSLNAPFFSRSVLLPPPALSFQGVAFHHEENTLLGPCSFTLDGPGPTLVMGPNGAGKSLLLRLAHGLLSPTQGRIIWSDEGIPRQAMVFQQPVLLRRSAVANIRHALAVNNVPRRARAKLALDALERFGLSACAHTPARVLSGGQQQRLALARAWVLSPQVLFLDEPTSALDPAAIKAVEAAVLDFHQRGTRIVMTTHDLHQARRLAGDVLFLSGGKVREHTAAGTFFSNPVSPEAQAFVTGELVE; encoded by the coding sequence ATGACATCACTGAACGCACCCTTCTTCTCCAGATCCGTTCTGCTTCCACCACCGGCCCTGTCCTTCCAGGGTGTCGCCTTCCATCATGAGGAAAACACATTGCTGGGCCCCTGTTCCTTCACCCTGGACGGCCCCGGCCCTACCCTGGTGATGGGCCCCAACGGCGCCGGCAAAAGCCTCCTGCTACGCCTGGCTCATGGGCTGCTGTCGCCCACCCAGGGCCGGATTATCTGGTCGGATGAGGGCATTCCCCGCCAGGCCATGGTGTTCCAGCAACCGGTGCTTCTGCGCCGCTCTGCGGTGGCCAATATCCGGCACGCTTTGGCGGTCAACAACGTCCCCCGTCGGGCACGGGCGAAACTGGCACTGGATGCCCTTGAACGCTTCGGCCTGTCGGCCTGCGCACACACACCCGCACGGGTGCTTTCGGGTGGACAACAACAACGCCTTGCGTTGGCGCGGGCCTGGGTGCTCTCGCCGCAGGTGCTGTTTCTTGACGAGCCCACCTCGGCGCTTGACCCGGCCGCGATTAAGGCCGTAGAGGCCGCCGTGCTGGATTTTCACCAGCGAGGCACACGCATTGTGATGACCACCCACGATTTACATCAGGCCCGTCGGCTCGCCGGTGACGTTCTGTTCCTGTCTGGGGGAAAAGTGCGCGAACACACGGCGGCTGGCACTTTCTTCAGCAACCCCGTATCCCCCGAGGCGCAGGCGTTCGTTACTGGAGAACTGGTGGAATAA
- a CDS encoding substrate-binding domain-containing protein has product MKKTLNLLFASVMAMGISLGAHAEGYIILASTTSTENSGLFDSILPKFKSASGIDVRVVAVGTGQAFELARRGDADSLLVHDTNGEKRFIDNGHATGRADVMYNDFVLIGPANDPANVRNAGTAAEAFAAIANARAPFTSRGDDSGTNRAELRLWENAGVEPDGDWYRELGSGMGPTLNTAAAMDAYVMSDRATWVAFGNRQNLTLLFEGDDVLFNQYGSLLLSEQKHPHLKHDLARQWHNWLISEAGQQAIADFKVNEQQLFFPNAK; this is encoded by the coding sequence ATGAAAAAGACCCTGAATCTGCTGTTTGCAAGTGTGATGGCGATGGGCATATCGCTCGGTGCGCACGCCGAGGGATACATCATTCTCGCTTCCACCACCTCGACGGAAAACTCGGGGCTGTTCGACTCTATTCTGCCCAAATTCAAAAGCGCCAGCGGCATCGACGTGCGGGTTGTGGCCGTGGGCACCGGGCAGGCCTTCGAGCTTGCCCGCCGCGGCGACGCCGACAGTCTTCTGGTGCACGACACCAACGGCGAAAAGCGATTTATTGACAACGGACATGCCACCGGGCGGGCGGATGTGATGTACAACGACTTTGTACTGATTGGTCCAGCAAACGACCCCGCCAATGTCCGCAACGCTGGAACCGCCGCCGAGGCCTTCGCGGCCATCGCCAATGCCCGGGCCCCGTTCACATCACGGGGAGATGACAGTGGCACCAACCGCGCCGAGTTGCGCCTTTGGGAAAACGCCGGTGTTGAGCCCGATGGCGACTGGTACCGGGAGCTCGGCAGCGGCATGGGGCCAACACTTAACACGGCTGCGGCCATGGACGCCTACGTGATGTCGGATCGCGCCACCTGGGTGGCGTTCGGCAACCGTCAGAACCTGACCCTGCTTTTTGAAGGCGACGACGTGTTGTTCAACCAGTACGGCAGCTTGTTGCTCTCGGAACAGAAGCACCCCCACCTCAAACACGATCTGGCCCGTCAGTGGCATAACTGGCTGATTTCCGAAGCGGGTCAGCAAGCGATTGCTGACTTTAAAGTCAATGAACAACAGCTGTTTTTCCCGAATGCCAAATAG
- a CDS encoding formate dehydrogenase accessory sulfurtransferase FdhD translates to MTIDAILPDPKDPRLSRAVEGVDETGHPKAISVIEERPLTIYLNSQEIVTAMTIGDHPEYLALGFLLNQGMLKETDQVTGIDFDEELEVVVVRTAGVTDVEDKLEKKTRTSGCAVGTVFGDMMAGLDGLSLPDTPVHTSTFYDLSYQINHTPSLYMETGAIHGTALCQGREILAYMEDVGRHNAVDKIAGWMHQNKVSAADKVLYTTGRLTSEMVIKTSLMGIPTLISRSGFTAWGVDIARQVGLTLIGRMRGKKFTCLSGQHRLVFDQDLSQVPDEDKKMRRKGAEHD, encoded by the coding sequence ATGACCATTGATGCCATACTTCCAGACCCGAAAGACCCTCGACTGTCCCGGGCAGTCGAGGGTGTTGATGAAACCGGCCACCCGAAAGCCATCAGCGTTATTGAAGAACGCCCCCTGACCATTTACCTGAACAGCCAGGAAATCGTCACCGCCATGACCATTGGCGATCACCCGGAATACCTGGCCCTCGGTTTCCTGTTGAATCAGGGCATGCTGAAAGAGACAGATCAGGTCACCGGGATTGATTTCGACGAAGAGCTGGAAGTCGTCGTGGTGCGCACCGCCGGTGTCACCGATGTCGAGGACAAGCTGGAAAAGAAAACCCGCACCTCCGGCTGTGCGGTCGGCACAGTGTTTGGTGACATGATGGCAGGGCTGGACGGGCTTTCGCTGCCAGACACCCCGGTACACACCAGTACCTTTTACGATCTCTCCTACCAGATCAACCACACCCCAAGCCTGTATATGGAAACCGGCGCCATCCATGGCACCGCGCTGTGCCAGGGCCGCGAGATTCTGGCGTACATGGAGGATGTCGGGCGTCACAACGCGGTCGACAAGATTGCCGGGTGGATGCATCAGAACAAGGTTTCCGCAGCCGACAAGGTGCTCTACACCACCGGCCGTTTAACCTCCGAAATGGTGATCAAAACGTCCCTGATGGGCATCCCAACCCTGATCAGCCGGTCCGGTTTCACCGCCTGGGGCGTGGATATTGCCCGGCAGGTAGGGCTGACCCTGATCGGCCGGATGCGGGGCAAGAAGTTCACCTGTCTCAGTGGCCAGCACCGCCTGGTGTTTGACCAAGACCTGTCTCAGGTACCCGATGAGGATAAGAAAATGCGTCGTAAAGGGGCTGAGCATGACTGA
- the mobA gene encoding molybdenum cofactor guanylyltransferase MobA: MTECAVILAGGQANRMGGGDKGRLMLGDHSLIHRVIERITLQVDAVVLNANGDLSRFDDLRLPVVADSIPDYAGPLAGILAGMDWAAEQGHEWLISVAADTPSFPLDMVERLSESDSPVVLAATPDPERGRIPQPTFGRWQVALRHDLRAALNDGVRKIRQWTLAKGETLVMFEEADFFNINTPEDLAWAEQHLT; encoded by the coding sequence ATGACTGAGTGCGCCGTGATTCTGGCCGGGGGCCAGGCCAACCGTATGGGTGGTGGCGATAAAGGCCGGTTGATGCTGGGGGACCATTCCCTGATTCATCGGGTTATCGAGCGGATAACACTGCAGGTAGACGCCGTGGTACTGAATGCCAATGGCGACCTGTCCCGGTTCGATGATCTGAGGTTGCCGGTGGTCGCCGACTCCATACCCGACTATGCCGGCCCCCTGGCTGGCATTCTGGCGGGCATGGACTGGGCGGCGGAACAGGGCCATGAGTGGCTGATCAGCGTTGCGGCGGACACGCCCTCCTTCCCTCTCGACATGGTCGAACGATTGTCTGAAAGCGATAGCCCGGTGGTTCTGGCAGCCACCCCGGACCCGGAACGTGGGCGGATTCCCCAGCCCACGTTTGGCCGCTGGCAGGTGGCGTTGCGCCATGACCTGCGGGCCGCCCTGAACGACGGCGTGCGCAAGATTCGCCAGTGGACGCTGGCCAAGGGTGAAACCCTGGTGATGTTCGAGGAGGCCGACTTCTTCAACATCAATACACCGGAAGACCTGGCTTGGGCGGAGCAGCATCTGACGTGA
- the mobB gene encoding molybdopterin-guanine dinucleotide biosynthesis protein B, translating into MNVIGIVGWKNSGKTTLASAVIHELSSRGFTVNAIKHAHHLVDIDQPGTDSYRHREAGAQEVILAGGQRFAIMHELRGAREPTLDELLARLGPCDWVVVEGFKTHAHAKVEVHRQESSHAPLYPQDPSIVAVAADYAADFPGPVFDINDVTGITDFILKREQP; encoded by the coding sequence GTGAACGTGATAGGTATCGTAGGCTGGAAGAATTCGGGCAAGACCACCCTGGCCAGCGCCGTGATTCACGAGTTGTCCAGCAGAGGTTTTACCGTTAACGCCATCAAACATGCCCACCACCTGGTGGACATAGACCAACCCGGAACCGACAGCTACAGGCACCGGGAGGCTGGCGCTCAGGAAGTCATCCTCGCGGGCGGCCAACGCTTTGCCATCATGCATGAACTCCGGGGCGCCCGCGAGCCAACGCTGGACGAGTTGCTGGCCAGGCTGGGCCCTTGTGACTGGGTCGTGGTTGAGGGATTCAAAACCCACGCCCATGCCAAAGTTGAAGTTCACCGGCAGGAAAGCTCCCACGCCCCCCTGTACCCGCAGGACCCAAGCATTGTGGCGGTGGCGGCAGACTATGCCGCGGATTTCCCGGGCCCGGTCTTCGACATCAACGATGTCACCGGCATCACTGACTTTATTCTGAAGCGTGAACAACCATGA
- a CDS encoding molybdopterin-binding protein — MSNAANNGSPTKPLRNDCFALPPGVNWTPVDEALARLRSRLHPVVGVDQDIPLAQLNGRILAKDVCAPRAHPPSSNSAVDGYALAGPLTEVPCVMPLVEGRSAAGEPYTGQVPEGYAIRILTGAVMPAGTDTVVLEEDCEVIDGQLHLNGTLKAGANRRKAGEDIQVQDCILTAGTRLTPTQISVLASVGIESVDVYQRLRVGVLSTGDEVKPVGAPVTDWQIYDANRPMLSAMVTQLGYELVDLGHALDRAEDVKAALERGADQCDLILTSGGVSAGDEDHVSKTLKAHGDISNWRIAIKPGRPLALAMFQGTPVVGLPGNPVAAWVCALRFATPAMALLAGGEWFEPTSYLIPASFSKNKKPGRSEMLRARVRNGQVEVFGSEGSGRVTGLAWSEGLVELDESARQIEPGTPVRFMPYGSFGL; from the coding sequence ATGAGCAACGCCGCCAATAACGGGAGCCCCACGAAACCGCTCCGCAACGACTGCTTTGCCCTGCCTCCCGGGGTGAACTGGACGCCGGTGGACGAAGCGCTGGCGCGACTGCGTTCCCGCCTGCACCCGGTGGTGGGCGTGGATCAAGACATCCCGTTGGCTCAGCTCAACGGCCGGATACTGGCCAAGGATGTCTGCGCCCCCAGAGCCCACCCCCCAAGCAGTAACTCTGCCGTCGATGGCTATGCGCTGGCAGGACCTTTGACCGAGGTGCCATGTGTAATGCCGCTTGTCGAGGGCCGCAGCGCGGCCGGTGAACCTTACACGGGGCAGGTTCCCGAGGGGTACGCCATCCGCATACTGACCGGCGCGGTGATGCCGGCAGGCACTGACACCGTGGTGCTGGAAGAAGACTGCGAGGTCATCGATGGCCAGCTCCACCTGAACGGCACGTTAAAGGCGGGCGCCAACCGGCGCAAAGCCGGCGAGGATATTCAGGTACAGGATTGCATTCTGACCGCTGGTACCCGGCTGACACCTACCCAGATTTCGGTACTCGCCAGCGTCGGCATCGAGTCGGTGGATGTTTACCAGCGGCTGCGTGTTGGCGTGTTGTCGACGGGAGACGAAGTAAAGCCCGTCGGCGCTCCGGTCACCGACTGGCAGATTTACGACGCCAACCGCCCGATGCTCAGCGCCATGGTGACGCAATTGGGCTATGAACTGGTCGACCTGGGCCATGCGCTGGACCGGGCTGAGGACGTTAAAGCCGCACTGGAGCGCGGTGCGGACCAATGCGACCTGATCCTCACCAGCGGCGGCGTTTCCGCCGGGGATGAAGACCATGTGTCGAAAACCCTGAAAGCCCACGGTGACATCAGCAACTGGCGCATTGCCATCAAACCGGGCCGCCCCCTGGCGCTGGCCATGTTCCAGGGCACACCGGTGGTGGGTCTACCGGGCAACCCGGTGGCCGCCTGGGTGTGTGCGCTACGCTTTGCTACCCCGGCGATGGCGCTGCTGGCAGGGGGCGAATGGTTCGAACCCACCAGTTATCTTATTCCAGCCAGCTTTTCCAAAAACAAAAAGCCGGGGCGCAGTGAGATGTTACGGGCCCGGGTGCGTAACGGGCAGGTTGAAGTGTTTGGCTCCGAAGGCTCCGGGCGGGTGACAGGCCTGGCCTGGTCCGAAGGCCTGGTGGAGCTGGACGAGAGCGCCCGGCAAATCGAGCCGGGAACGCCGGTGCGCTTTATGCCTTATGGCAGCTTTGGGCTGTAA
- a CDS encoding DUF6505 family protein, translating to MKLARTLRLDVSDDNVFENPAPSGEWAISGGFEFSNWTEAELKGKARQAFSNGWYSIESGGRASFVGVCDITETELERLRRTLAQTFVEQYGAPDIDAAYPVACEEIDQMRSMCEDFEDNTLLMVSRTLTELGVEETYRSRAPQDASLEAFAVHGSVE from the coding sequence ATGAAACTGGCCCGAACCCTGCGACTGGATGTGTCTGATGACAATGTGTTCGAGAATCCGGCGCCGAGCGGCGAATGGGCTATTTCGGGCGGATTCGAGTTCTCCAACTGGACCGAAGCGGAGCTGAAGGGCAAAGCCCGGCAGGCCTTCAGTAATGGTTGGTACAGCATCGAATCCGGTGGTCGAGCCAGTTTCGTGGGTGTGTGTGACATTACCGAAACCGAACTGGAGCGGTTGCGCCGGACCTTGGCGCAAACCTTTGTCGAGCAATACGGGGCGCCAGACATAGACGCGGCCTACCCCGTGGCTTGCGAAGAAATCGACCAGATGCGCAGCATGTGTGAGGACTTCGAGGACAATACCCTGTTGATGGTGAGCCGAACCCTGACCGAACTGGGGGTTGAGGAAACCTACCGTTCCCGGGCCCCGCAGGATGCCTCACTGGAAGCCTTCGCCGTGCACGGCAGCGTTGAGTGA
- a CDS encoding biotin/lipoate--protein ligase family protein has protein sequence MNQSPQFPPLLTGEVVPRHTDPFDKAISRAIAGVDSGTIFYTQGEDTLRAALVLAPETPLEEAIQAVYVAQIGLAESLGALAPPEVPVHFQWPDRIKVNGAVCGGVRFAADVSDPKAYPNWLVIGIHVPFTMAGNEPGDNPDETCLCEEGCVDITPMSLLESWSKHTLLWLTYFLDSGFERIHADWRPRCDTLGMQIDYPRPGLFVGLDDKGRMLLREDVMTETVSLIEFAEHL, from the coding sequence ATGAACCAATCTCCCCAGTTCCCGCCACTGCTGACGGGCGAGGTGGTGCCCAGGCATACCGACCCTTTTGATAAAGCCATCAGCCGTGCCATCGCCGGGGTCGATTCCGGCACCATTTTTTACACGCAAGGGGAGGATACCTTGCGTGCCGCGCTTGTGTTGGCGCCGGAAACGCCCCTGGAAGAGGCCATTCAGGCTGTCTACGTGGCTCAGATCGGCTTGGCTGAGAGCCTGGGTGCGCTGGCGCCGCCAGAGGTGCCGGTGCATTTCCAGTGGCCGGATCGTATCAAGGTCAATGGCGCCGTGTGCGGTGGTGTTCGCTTTGCCGCGGACGTGTCTGATCCGAAGGCGTACCCGAACTGGCTGGTGATCGGGATTCATGTGCCGTTCACCATGGCTGGTAACGAGCCCGGTGATAATCCGGACGAAACCTGCCTGTGTGAGGAAGGCTGTGTGGATATCACCCCCATGTCGCTGCTGGAAAGCTGGTCCAAGCACACATTGCTCTGGCTGACCTACTTTCTCGACAGCGGGTTTGAGCGCATACATGCCGACTGGCGGCCACGTTGCGACACCCTTGGCATGCAGATTGACTACCCGAGGCCGGGACTCTTCGTTGGCCTCGATGACAAAGGCCGGATGTTGTTACGGGAAGATGTGATGACGGAAACCGTAAGCCTGATTGAATTCGCGGAGCACCTATGA
- a CDS encoding Mrp/NBP35 family ATP-binding protein — MVQYVNADKSNLIGTDAPRPQDKNPRGISRIIAIASGKGGVGKSTVASNLAVALASKGLKVGLLDADVYGPSQPRMLGVSGRPSSPDGHTILPLRNHGVTLMSLGLMTTEDEAIVWRGPMLMGALEQMMNQVDWGRLDVLLVDLPPGTGDVQMTLSQKFFVAGAVVVSTPQDIALMDARKGIDMFNRMEVPLFGLIENMASFVCDGCGKEHHPFGSGGARAEAKKLGAPFLGEIPLDLDIRVGSDGGVPIVVSKPESPQARAFQRIADEIVASDVYARAVL; from the coding sequence ATGGTTCAATACGTTAACGCCGACAAAAGTAATCTGATCGGCACCGATGCGCCCCGGCCACAAGACAAGAATCCACGGGGCATCAGCCGGATTATTGCCATTGCCTCGGGCAAGGGCGGTGTTGGCAAGTCGACAGTTGCCTCCAACCTGGCAGTGGCGCTGGCCTCAAAAGGCCTCAAAGTAGGGCTGCTTGATGCGGATGTCTACGGGCCCAGCCAGCCCCGTATGCTGGGGGTTTCCGGCCGCCCGTCCAGCCCGGACGGGCACACCATTCTGCCCTTGCGCAATCATGGCGTAACACTGATGTCGCTGGGCCTGATGACTACCGAAGACGAAGCAATCGTGTGGCGTGGGCCGATGCTGATGGGTGCCCTGGAACAGATGATGAATCAGGTGGACTGGGGCAGGCTGGACGTGTTGCTGGTGGACCTGCCCCCGGGCACCGGCGATGTCCAGATGACGCTGAGCCAGAAGTTCTTCGTGGCTGGCGCCGTCGTGGTGTCGACACCCCAGGACATTGCCCTGATGGACGCGCGCAAGGGCATCGACATGTTCAACCGTATGGAGGTGCCCCTGTTCGGGTTGATCGAGAACATGGCGTCGTTTGTCTGCGACGGTTGCGGCAAGGAGCATCATCCCTTCGGTTCTGGCGGCGCCAGGGCGGAAGCGAAAAAGCTTGGGGCGCCTTTCCTGGGCGAAATCCCGCTGGACCTGGATATCCGGGTCGGATCCGACGGCGGCGTGCCGATTGTGGTGTCGAAGCCGGAAAGCCCCCAGGCCAGGGCATTCCAGCGAATCGCCGACGAAATTGTTGCCTCTGATGTGTATGCCCGGGCTGTGTTATGA